From the genome of Pseudomonas sp. FP453:
TGGTCGAGCGCCTTTCGGGCCGGGAGATGATGGTGCTGCAGCAGCTGGCCCGGGGCAAAACCAACAAGGAGATCGCCGATGGCATGTTCCTCAGCAATAAAACGGTGAGCACCTACAAGACCCGCTTGTTGCTCAAGCTCAATGCACGTTCGCTGGTAGACCTGATTGAGTTGGCCCAGCGCAATGGGCTGGTATAGAGGAGTGCGCCGTCAATTCGCTTGATAGCCAGCCAGGGAGACAGGTAGAAAAAAGCCTCCGTCAGGGAGGCTTCTGCTCGCCAACGGGCAGGTCAGAGGTCGAAGTCGTAATCGGCCAGTTGTTTTTGCAAGCGTCGCTCTTCCAGCAGATTGTCGATAGTGCGGCGTTTGCTCAGATTGGTCTTGGCTACCTCCGCAACGGGGGCTTCGCCATCGTCTTCCGACTCTGCAACGAGGTCGTCTTCTACATCCAATTGTTCTTTGCCAGTGCTCATAAGGTTCACTCCGGGCTAAGACTGCCGTTGGCGCTCCTTATAACGATAATCCATGAATGGGTAAAAAAGATTTTTTCAATCGATTGATCGAAAAAAACAATGATGCTCAATCGTCGGACGTCTTGTCCTTGTACTCACACAGGTCTTCGATGCGACAGCTGCCGCAGCGTGGCTTGCGCGCCTGGCAAACGTAACGCCCGTGCAGAATCAACCAGTGATGGGAATCGAGTAGATATGGCTTGGGCACGAACTTCATTAATTGAGCCTCCACTTCCACCACATTCTTGCCGCGGGCGATGCCGGTTCGGTTGCTGACCCGGAAAATGTGCGTGTCCACCGCCATGGTCAACTGCCGAAATGCCGTGTTGAGCACGACATTGGCGGTTTTTCGGCCGACACCGGGAAGGGCTTCCAGGGCTTCGCGCGTTTGCGGCACTTCGCTGCCGTGCAACTCCACCAGCATTCGGCAGGTTTCAATGACATTTTTGGCCTTGCTGTTGTACAGGCCAATCGTCTTGATGTATTCGGACAACCCATCGACGCCCAGGGCGTGGATCGCTTCCGGTGTATTGGCCACCGGGTACAGCTTGGCCGTGGCCTTGTTGACGCCAACGTCAGTGGATTGCGCCGACAGGATCACCGCAATCAGCAACTCGAACGGTGACGAGTAGGCCAGTTCGGTTTTCGGTTCTGGATTGTCCTCGTGAAACCTGCGGAAAATTTCCAGGCGTTTTACGGCGTTCATGGGGCAGGCAATTCCTTGCAGACGGTCGGCGTAATGGTGAAAAGTGCTCCCAGGCGCGGAGCCCTATAGGCAACAACCTCAATAGGATAGAGAGGTCAGGCGCTGACATGGGTATCGACCTGGCGCTGCACCTCTTCCAGTTTGTGTTTCGCCGCGGCCAGCACTACTGCGTCGACGCCCGGTTGGCGCTGTAGCTTGCTGACCTCCGCGTGGGCGTAGGCCAGGGCGGTTTTCAGCTGGCGCAGTCGGGCGTCTATGGGGCGTTTTTCCACGCGCTGCAAGTCGGGGCGGGGTTGCTCGGAGGTCGCCTCGACGTCATGCAGGGCTTGCTCGGCAGCGGTCAATGCCGCGCTGAGCGTTGCCAGCTGTTGCGCGTCGGCGCACTGCTCTTGAGCCTTCTTCAACTCGGCGCGCCGCATGGCCAGCTGGATTTTCGCGCGCTTGAGCTCAGGGTCTTTGTTGGCAGGGAGCGGCGGCGGACTGCTGGCTTCCAGCGCTGTGAGTGCTTGCTCCGCGGCTTCGAACTGGTGTTGCAGGATGATCAGTTGCGATTGTTGCTCAAACGTTGGCGGATGGCCGAAAGCTTTCAGGGATTTGTGCAGCTGCGCACGGCTCATGGCGACGCCGATCTTGGCTTTCTTGATCGCTGCATCCGAGGCGGCTTGCCCTGCATCTGCGGGTGCAGCTTGCGTCGGCACCACGCGCTTGGCCCGTGCCAGGCGTTCTGCCAGCTGGCGCTGTTCCTCCCGCTGCAAACGCGCGTTGCGCTGTTCATAACGCCGCCGCGCCCGGTCACGCTTGAGGCTGCGTTCGTGGTGCTCGTGTTCGCTGGCCGCCAATCCGCCCACCATTGGCACCAGGTCGACCAGCGGCCGCATATCGATGCAGTCGACCGGGCAAGGCGCCACGCACAGGTCACAGCCCGTGCACTCGTCGCTGATCACCGTGTGCATGAGCTTGGCAGCACCGACGATCGCATCCACCGGGCACGCCTGGATGCATTTGGTGCAGCCGATGCACTCCGCTTCGCGGATGTAGGCAACCTGGGCTGGCGCTTCACCACGGCTGGCGTCCAGCGTCAGCACGGGGACGCTCAGCAGGTGGGCCAGGCCGACGATCGTCTCCTGACCACCCGGCGGGCACTTGTTGATGTCCTCGCCTTTAGCGATGCCTTCGGCGTATGGCCTGCAGCCCGGGTGCCCGCATTTGCCGCATTGGGTCTGCGGCAGCAGCGCGTCGATACGTTGAATGAGGTTCATGCTGGGATCATTGGCATGGCGGCTAGACAAACAGAACTTGATTATCCGACAAGCGAGAAGAGGGGACTAGCTGAAAAGCCCCGTCGCCGAAGCGACAGGGCTGTTGTGCAGGCTTACTTGATGCGTTGGCCTGGCTTGGCGCCGCTGTCAGGGCTCAGCAGGTAGATTTCTTCACCGCCAGGGCCTGCCGCCATCACCATGCCTTCGGAAATACCGAATTTCATTTTCCGTGGCTTGAGGTTGGCAATCATCATGGTCAGGCGACCATCCAGCTTGGACGGGTCCGGATAGGCGCTCTTGATCCCGGAGAACACGTTGCGTTGCTCGTCACCGATATCCAGTGTCAGGCGCAGCAGCTTGTCGGCACCTTCCACGGCTTCGGCCTTGATGATCAGCGCGACACGCAGATCCACGGCGGCGAAAGCGTCAAAGTCGATTTCCGGGGAAAGCGGGTCTTTGGCCAGTTCACCATTGCCAGCGGGTGCAGCCGAACCGGTGTCGGTCTGGCTGGCGACCAGGTCTTCTTTCGAAGCGTCGGTCATGGCCTGGACTTTGACCGGGTCGATCCGGGTCATCAGCGGCTTGAACTCGTTCAGCTGGTGGTTGCTGAGCAGGCTGGCGTGGTCGTTCCAGGTCAGCGGCGCGACGTTGAGGAACGCTTCGGCGTCGGCGGCCAGCAATGGCAGCACCGGCTTGAGGAAGATCACCAGCTGGCGGAACAGGTTGACGCCCGTGGCGCAGATCGCCTGGACTTCAGCCTGCTTGCCTTCCTGTTTGTTCAACGACCACGGTGCCTTGTCGGCGATCCAGGCGTTGGCGCGGTCGGCCAGGCCCATGATTTCGCGCATGGCGCGGGCAAAGTCACGGGCCTCGTAGGCGTCGGCGATGCTTGGCGCGGCGGCCAGGAACGCGTCGGTCAGCTCTGGCGCAGCGTTCTCGGCCACCAGCACACCGGCGTTGCCCTTGTGGATGAACCCGGCGCAACGGCTGGCGATGTTGACGACTTTGCCCACGAGGTCCGAGTTGACCTTCTGTACGAAGTCTTCCAGGTTCAGGTCCAGGTCATCGACGCCACGGCCCAGCTTGGAGGCGTAGTAGTAGCGCAGGTATTCCGGCGACAGGTGGTCCAGGTAGGTGCGCGCCTTGATAAAGGTGCCACGGGACTTGGACATCTTCTGGCCGTTGACTGTCAGGTAGCCGTGCACCGCGATGCCGGTCGGCTTGCGGTAGCCCGAGCCTTCCAGCATCGCTGGCCAGAACAGGGCGTGGAAGTTGACGATGTCCTTGCCGATGAAGTGGTACAGCTCG
Proteins encoded in this window:
- the nth gene encoding endonuclease III — translated: MNAVKRLEIFRRFHEDNPEPKTELAYSSPFELLIAVILSAQSTDVGVNKATAKLYPVANTPEAIHALGVDGLSEYIKTIGLYNSKAKNVIETCRMLVELHGSEVPQTREALEALPGVGRKTANVVLNTAFRQLTMAVDTHIFRVSNRTGIARGKNVVEVEAQLMKFVPKPYLLDSHHWLILHGRYVCQARKPRCGSCRIEDLCEYKDKTSDD
- the metG gene encoding methionine--tRNA ligase — encoded protein: MSEPRKILVTSALPYANGSIHLGHMLEYIQTDMWVRFQKHRGNQCIYVCADDAHGSAIMLRAEKEGITPEQLIANVQAEHSADFAEFLVDFDNFHSTHSEENRELSSQIYLRLKDAGHIDQRSVTQYFDPEKKMFLADRFIKGTCPKCGTEDQYGDNCEKCGATYAPTELKDPKSAISGATPVLRDSQHFFFKLPDFQQMLQTWTRSGTLQDAVANKLAEWLDSGLQQWDISRDAPYFGFEIPGEPGKYFYVWLDAPIGYMASFKNLCDRTPELDFDAFWNKDSTAELYHFIGKDIVNFHALFWPAMLEGSGYRKPTGIAVHGYLTVNGQKMSKSRGTFIKARTYLDHLSPEYLRYYYASKLGRGVDDLDLNLEDFVQKVNSDLVGKVVNIASRCAGFIHKGNAGVLVAENAAPELTDAFLAAAPSIADAYEARDFARAMREIMGLADRANAWIADKAPWSLNKQEGKQAEVQAICATGVNLFRQLVIFLKPVLPLLAADAEAFLNVAPLTWNDHASLLSNHQLNEFKPLMTRIDPVKVQAMTDASKEDLVASQTDTGSAAPAGNGELAKDPLSPEIDFDAFAAVDLRVALIIKAEAVEGADKLLRLTLDIGDEQRNVFSGIKSAYPDPSKLDGRLTMMIANLKPRKMKFGISEGMVMAAGPGGEEIYLLSPDSGAKPGQRIK
- the rsxB gene encoding electron transport complex subunit RsxB, with the translated sequence MNLIQRIDALLPQTQCGKCGHPGCRPYAEGIAKGEDINKCPPGGQETIVGLAHLLSVPVLTLDASRGEAPAQVAYIREAECIGCTKCIQACPVDAIVGAAKLMHTVISDECTGCDLCVAPCPVDCIDMRPLVDLVPMVGGLAASEHEHHERSLKRDRARRRYEQRNARLQREEQRQLAERLARAKRVVPTQAAPADAGQAASDAAIKKAKIGVAMSRAQLHKSLKAFGHPPTFEQQSQLIILQHQFEAAEQALTALEASSPPPLPANKDPELKRAKIQLAMRRAELKKAQEQCADAQQLATLSAALTAAEQALHDVEATSEQPRPDLQRVEKRPIDARLRQLKTALAYAHAEVSKLQRQPGVDAVVLAAAKHKLEEVQRQVDTHVSA
- a CDS encoding PA3496 family putative envelope integrity protein, which codes for MSTGKEQLDVEDDLVAESEDDGEAPVAEVAKTNLSKRRTIDNLLEERRLQKQLADYDFDL